Below is a window of bacterium DNA.
GGGCTGCGGATCGAGCACGACCGGCCGCGGCGGGAGGACATCCAGGACGCTCTCGTCTCCTACGTCCTCATCCGCACCCTCGATTCGAATTCCCATATACCTGTACCGGGGCATGCCCGTACCGGCGGGAATCAGGCGGCCCATGATGACGTTCTCCTTGAGGCCGGCAAGCCGGTCGGTCTTTCCGGAGATCGATGCCTGGGTCAGGACCTTGGTGGTCTCCTGGAACGAGGCCGCGGAAATGAAGCTCTCCGTCGACAGGGACGCCTTGGTGATACCCAGCAACATCGGCTCGGCGATCGCAGGCTCCTTGCCCTGCTTCGTGACCTCGGCATTGGCCTTGTCGAAGACGAGTTTCTCGACCTGCTCCCCGATCAGGAAGTCGGTGTCTCCGGCCTGCGTAACGAGTACCCAACGCAGCATCTGGCGCACGATGACCTCGATGTGCTTGTCGTTGATGGGCACGCCCTGCAGCCGATAGACCTCCTGGATCTCATCCAGCAGGTACCGAGCCAGTTCCTTCTCGCCCTTGATCTTGAGAATGTCATGCGGGTTGGAGGACCCACCCATCAAGGCTTCACCGGCGCGCACGAAGTCGCCTTCGTGAACCGCGATGTGCTTGCCCTTCGGGATGTCGTAGTTGCGCGGCTCGCCCGTCTCAGGCGTGACGATCACGCGGCGCTTGCCGCGGACGTCTGGCCCGAAGCTGACTTCACCATTGATCTCCGAAACGATCGCGAACTCCTTCGGCTTGCGAGCCTCGAACAGTTCCGCGACGCGTGGCAGACCACCCGTGATGTCCTTGGTCTTGGTCGTCTCTCGGGGAATTCGCGCGAGCGTATCGCCAGCACCGACGTCCTCGCCTTCGACTACCGAGATGTTCACGCCCACCGGCATCAAATAGCGCCGCTGGGTGTTGCCATCGGCTCCCTTGATCGAAATACGCGGTCGCAATTCGGGGTCCTTCGACTCGATGATCACCTTGCGTGACAGACCGGTGAACTCGTCGACCTGCTCCTGCATGGTCGATCCTTCGACGATGTCACCGAACTTCACGATACCGGCAACATCGGTCAGGATCGGGTTCTGGAAAGGATCCCATTCGTGGATCAAGCCGCCAGCCGCCACTGCTGCACCGTCTTCCAGGTGTAGTTTGGCGCCATATACCACCGGGTAGAGTTCGCGCTCGCGCCCGGTCTTGTCGACCACGGAGATCTCTCCGTTGCGATTCATGACGATGAGCGAACCATGCTTGTCGCGAATCGTAGTGAGGTTGATGTACTTGATCGTGCCCTCGTTTCGGGACTCGACGTGCGACTGCTCGACGCGCTGAGTCGCCGTACCACCGATGTGGAACGTACGCATCGTGAGCTGCGTACCCGGCTCACCGATTGACTGGGCAGCGATCACCCCGATGGCTTCGCCTGTATTGACCAGCCGTCCCTGCGAAAGATCGCGACCGTAGCAGAGCGCGCAGCAACCTCGACGGCTGCGACAGGTGAGGACCGAGCGCATCATGACGTTCTCGATACCGGCGTCTTCGATTCTCTTGACCAGTTCTTCGTCGATCTCCTTGCCACCGGCCACGATCACCTCGCCGTTGACCGGGTCGAGAACATCGTTGAGCGCAACGCGACCGAGGATGCGGTCACCGAGTCGTTCGATGACATCGCCACCTTCGACCAACTGGTGAATCTCCAGGCCGTCGATCGTTCCACAATCGTACTCATTGACGATCACGTCCTGAGCCACATCGACCAATCGACGGGTCAGATAGCCAGAGTTCGCGGTCTTGAGAGCCGTGTCCGCCAGCCCCTTGCGAGCACCATGGGTCGAGATGAAATACTCGAGCACCGAGAGACCTTCACGGAAGTTCGACAGGATGGGGCGCTCGATGATCTCACCAGAAGGCTTGGCCATAAGGCCGCGCATGCCGGCGAGTTGGCGAACCTGCTGGGCAGAACCACGGGCACCCGAGTCGACCATCATGAAGATCGAATTCAGGTTCGAACCCTCGGGAGAACCGACCCCGGCGGAAGAACCGGCCGCGATCGCGTCCATCAACTCCGAAGAAAGCTCTTCGGTAATCGCCGCCCAGCGGTCGACGACCTTGTTATAGCGCTCACCGTCGGTGATCAGCCCCTCACGGTACTGACGCTGGAACTCACTAACGTCGTCTTGTGCCGCTTCGATCAGACCAGCCTTGGACTCAGGAACCCGCATATCGTCGATGCAGATCGAAATACCGGCGCGAGACGCGTACTCGTAACCGATTGTGCGAAGACGGTCGGAGAGCAGGACGGTCGCCTTGTTGCCTACCTCGCGATAGACCTCGTTGACCAGGTTTCCGAGCGACTTCTTGTCCATGAGCTTGTTGACGAGTTCGAAATCGACACCATCGGGGACGATCTCATAGAGCAGGACACGACCGACTGTCGTTTCATGCTTCTCGCCATCGACTCGCACTTCGATCTTCGCCTGTAACCCGATCGACCCGGCGTCGTACGCGCAACGGACCTCCTCCGGCGAGGAGAATTTCCTGCCAGCGCCGGTGGCTCCGGGCCTTTCCCTCGTCAGATAGTAGACGCCGAGAACGATGTCCTGCGTGGGCGTGATGATCGGTCGGCCGTGCGCGGGGCCCAGAATATTATTCGTGCTCATCATCAGCACCCGCGCTTCGATCTGTGCCTCGACCGACAGCGGCAGATGGACGGCCATCTGGTCCCCGTCGAAGTCCGCGTTGAAGGCGGCGCACACCAGCGGATGCAATTGAATGGCCTTGCCGTCGATCAGAACCGGCTCGAAGGCTTGCATTCCCAACCGGTGCAGCGTAGGAGCCCGGTTCAGGAGGATCGGATGCTCCTGGATGACCTCGGCCAGGATGTCCCAGACTTCGGGCAGCTCCTTTTCCACCATCTTCTTTGCGGCCTTGATGGTAGTGACGTAGCCCCGCTGTTCGAGTTTCGAGTAGATGAACGGCTTGAAGATCTCGAGCGCCATCTTGTTCGGCAGACCACACTGGTGCAGCCGCAACTCCGGTCCGGCCACGATGACCGACCGACCCGAGTAGTCGACGCGCTTGCCGAGCAGGTTCTGGCGGAACCGTCCCTGCTTGCCCTTGAGCATGTCCGAAAGCGACTTGAGCGGGCGCTTGTTGGGGCCCGTGATGACCTTGCCGCGGCGACCATTGTCGAACAGAGCATCAACGGCTTCCTGAAGCATCCGCTTTTCGTTGCGAATGATGACCTCGGGAGCGTTCAACTCCATCAGTCGCTTCAAACGGTTGTTGCGGTTGATGACTCGGCGATAGAGATCGTTGAGATCAGAAGTCGCGAAGCGGCCACCATCGAGCGGAACCAGTGGTCGCAGATCCGGCGGGATGACCGGAATCACTTCCAGCACCATCCACTCGGGCTGATTGCCGGAATCGCGGAAAGCGTCGAGAACCTTGAGGCGCTTGGCCAGCTTCTTGCGCTTGGCTTCGCTGGTGGCCTCCTTCATCTCGATGCGCAGCTGAATCGATTCTTCTTGGACCTTGATTTCGCTCAGAATGATGCGGATGGCCTCGGCACCGATGCCATACTTGAAGGAGTTCGGACCGAACTGCTCCTTGGCCTCCATGACACCCTCGTCCGAGAGCAATTCGCCCCGAACCAGTTCCGTGTCGCCCGCATCAATGACGATATTGGACTCGAAGTACAGCACCCGTTCCAGATCCTTGAGCGTCAACTCGAGGATATTTCCGATTCGGCTCGGCAGCGACTTCAGGAACCAGATATGCGCAACCGGTGCAGCCAGCGTGATGTGGCCCATGCGCTCGCGGCGAACCTTGGACTGGATGACTTCGACGCCGCACTTCTCACAGACGACGCCACGGTGCTTCATGCGCTTGTACTTGCCGCAATTGCACTCGTAGTCCTTGACCGGCCCGAAGATCTTCGCGCAGAAGAGCCCGTCGCGTTCCGGCTTGAACGTCCGGTAGTTGATCGTCTCCGGCTTCTTCACCTCGCCGTAAGACCACTCGTGGATCTTTTCCGGCGACGCGAGCGTGATGCGCATGCCGGAAAAGCTCAGCGGATCCTTGGGCTTCTCGAAGAGGTTGTAGAGATCTCGCACTTCAGTGCCCCCTTACTGGATATCTTCGAGCAAGTCGATGTTGAGCGAGAGGCTCTGCATCTCCTTGATCAAAACATTGAAGCTCTCCGGAAGACCCGGTAGAAGCTCGCAGTCACCCTTCACGATCGACTCGTACATTCGGGTGCGACCAATCACGTCGTCTGATTTGACCGTGAGGAATTCCTGCAGCGCGTACGCGGCACCGTAAGCCTCCATGGCCCAGACCTCCATCTCTCCCAATCGCTGACCGCCGAACTGAGCTTTGCCGCCCAGCGGTTGCTGCGTAACCAGGGAGTACGGTCCAATCGAACGTGCGTGAATCTTGTCGTCGACCAGATGGTGAAGCTTCAGGA
It encodes the following:
- the rpoC gene encoding DNA-directed RNA polymerase subunit beta', which codes for MRDLYNLFEKPKDPLSFSGMRITLASPEKIHEWSYGEVKKPETINYRTFKPERDGLFCAKIFGPVKDYECNCGKYKRMKHRGVVCEKCGVEVIQSKVRRERMGHITLAAPVAHIWFLKSLPSRIGNILELTLKDLERVLYFESNIVIDAGDTELVRGELLSDEGVMEAKEQFGPNSFKYGIGAEAIRIILSEIKVQEESIQLRIEMKEATSEAKRKKLAKRLKVLDAFRDSGNQPEWMVLEVIPVIPPDLRPLVPLDGGRFATSDLNDLYRRVINRNNRLKRLMELNAPEVIIRNEKRMLQEAVDALFDNGRRGKVITGPNKRPLKSLSDMLKGKQGRFRQNLLGKRVDYSGRSVIVAGPELRLHQCGLPNKMALEIFKPFIYSKLEQRGYVTTIKAAKKMVEKELPEVWDILAEVIQEHPILLNRAPTLHRLGMQAFEPVLIDGKAIQLHPLVCAAFNADFDGDQMAVHLPLSVEAQIEARVLMMSTNNILGPAHGRPIITPTQDIVLGVYYLTRERPGATGAGRKFSSPEEVRCAYDAGSIGLQAKIEVRVDGEKHETTVGRVLLYEIVPDGVDFELVNKLMDKKSLGNLVNEVYREVGNKATVLLSDRLRTIGYEYASRAGISICIDDMRVPESKAGLIEAAQDDVSEFQRQYREGLITDGERYNKVVDRWAAITEELSSELMDAIAAGSSAGVGSPEGSNLNSIFMMVDSGARGSAQQVRQLAGMRGLMAKPSGEIIERPILSNFREGLSVLEYFISTHGARKGLADTALKTANSGYLTRRLVDVAQDVIVNEYDCGTIDGLEIHQLVEGGDVIERLGDRILGRVALNDVLDPVNGEVIVAGGKEIDEELVKRIEDAGIENVMMRSVLTCRSRRGCCALCYGRDLSQGRLVNTGEAIGVIAAQSIGEPGTQLTMRTFHIGGTATQRVEQSHVESRNEGTIKYINLTTIRDKHGSLIVMNRNGEISVVDKTGRERELYPVVYGAKLHLEDGAAVAAGGLIHEWDPFQNPILTDVAGIVKFGDIVEGSTMQEQVDEFTGLSRKVIIESKDPELRPRISIKGADGNTQRRYLMPVGVNISVVEGEDVGAGDTLARIPRETTKTKDITGGLPRVAELFEARKPKEFAIVSEINGEVSFGPDVRGKRRVIVTPETGEPRNYDIPKGKHIAVHEGDFVRAGEALMGGSSNPHDILKIKGEKELARYLLDEIQEVYRLQGVPINDKHIEVIVRQMLRWVLVTQAGDTDFLIGEQVEKLVFDKANAEVTKQGKEPAIAEPMLLGITKASLSTESFISAASFQETTKVLTQASISGKTDRLAGLKENVIMGRLIPAGTGMPRYRYMGIRIEGADEDVGDESVLDVLPPRPVVLDPQPEGLMAGPPVGDRGIEA